In Aureibaculum algae, the following are encoded in one genomic region:
- the speB gene encoding agmatinase encodes MSNKTYAGIPQEYSKLEKAQVVLIPVPYDGTSTWQKGANKGPDAFLEASENMELYDIETDSEVYKQGVFLAEAVTEDSSPEAMVEEVHQTVKKYINKNKFVTIFGGEHSISIGTIRAFNECFNSLTVLHIDAHADLRPEYEGTKCNHACAVYEASQNTNLIQVGIRSMDVLEKTVMDTEKTFFAHEMVTNEYWVENVIDLMTENVFITFDLDAFDPSIMPSTGTPEPGGLLWYETLDFLKQVFKEKNVVGFDIVELCPNEDDKSSDFLAAKLYYKMLSYKFADLDVDDFDELNDDAIALKNNIANFIDEDDD; translated from the coding sequence ATGAGTAACAAAACGTATGCTGGAATTCCACAGGAATATTCAAAACTTGAAAAAGCACAAGTGGTATTAATTCCTGTTCCTTATGATGGAACAAGCACATGGCAAAAAGGTGCAAACAAAGGTCCTGATGCTTTTTTAGAAGCATCAGAAAACATGGAACTGTACGATATTGAAACAGATTCAGAAGTTTACAAACAAGGTGTTTTCTTAGCTGAGGCGGTTACAGAAGATAGTTCGCCAGAAGCAATGGTAGAAGAAGTACACCAAACTGTTAAAAAGTATATCAATAAGAATAAATTCGTAACCATTTTTGGTGGTGAGCATTCTATTTCTATTGGTACAATTAGAGCTTTTAACGAATGTTTTAATAGCTTAACTGTTTTGCATATTGACGCTCATGCCGATTTAAGACCTGAGTATGAAGGTACTAAATGTAATCATGCTTGTGCTGTTTATGAAGCTAGTCAAAATACCAACTTAATTCAAGTTGGAATCCGTAGTATGGATGTTCTTGAGAAAACGGTTATGGATACCGAGAAAACATTTTTTGCCCATGAAATGGTAACTAATGAATATTGGGTAGAAAATGTAATAGATTTAATGACTGAGAATGTTTTTATTACATTTGATTTAGATGCTTTTGATCCGTCAATTATGCCAAGCACTGGTACACCAGAGCCAGGAGGATTATTATGGTACGAAACATTAGATTTTTTAAAGCAAGTTTTTAAAGAAAAAAACGTCGTTGGTTTTGATATCGTTGAGCTTTGTCCTAACGAAGATGATAAATCTTCAGATTTTTTAGCTGCTAAATTGTATTATAAAATGTTAAGTTATAAATTCGCTGACCTTGATGTTGACGATTTTGATGAATTAAATGATGATGCTATAGCATTAAAAAATAATATTGCTAACTTTATAGATGAAGACGATGATTAA
- a CDS encoding type III PLP-dependent enzyme domain-containing protein, which produces MNTKYIDLINQTFDFPQQEFKVDKDQLLFHDIDLMKLVEEYGSPLKFSYLPKISENINTAKSWFAKAFEKHNYKGKYHYCYCTKSSHFNFVLNEALKNDIHIETSSAFDINIVEKLIENGKIKDTDYILCNGFKREQYVLNIARLINSGHENCIPIIDNYEEISLLSEEIDGKFKVGIRIASEEEPKFEFYTSRLGIGYKNIVPFYKNQIQDNPKVSLKMLHFFINTGIRDNAYYWNELLKCLKVYVSLKKICPTLDSLNIGGGFPIKNSLAFDFDYEYMIDEIVNQINLTCQEAEVDVPNIFTEFGSFTVGESGGAIYKVLYQKKQNDRENWNMIDSSFITTLPDSWAINKRFVMLPINRWNSNYERVLLGGLTCDSDDYYNSEQHINAIYMPVYRDDKPLYIGFFNTGAYQQSIGGFGGLQHCLIPQPKHILIDKDSDGNIRTKLFSQQQTHTDFLKILGYYE; this is translated from the coding sequence ATGAATACAAAATATATTGATTTAATAAATCAGACATTTGATTTCCCTCAACAAGAATTTAAAGTAGATAAAGACCAATTACTTTTTCATGATATCGATCTAATGAAATTGGTAGAAGAGTACGGATCTCCTTTAAAATTCAGCTATTTACCAAAAATTTCAGAGAACATTAATACCGCAAAAAGTTGGTTCGCAAAAGCCTTTGAAAAACATAATTATAAAGGTAAATACCATTATTGTTATTGTACAAAAAGTTCGCACTTTAATTTTGTTCTGAACGAAGCTTTAAAAAACGACATTCATATAGAGACGTCCTCTGCCTTTGATATTAATATTGTTGAAAAATTAATAGAAAATGGTAAGATCAAAGACACAGATTACATCCTTTGTAACGGATTTAAACGTGAACAATACGTATTAAATATTGCAAGATTAATTAATAGTGGACATGAAAACTGTATTCCTATTATTGATAATTATGAGGAGATTAGTTTACTAAGTGAAGAAATAGACGGTAAATTTAAAGTGGGTATTAGAATTGCTTCTGAAGAAGAGCCTAAATTTGAATTTTATACAAGTAGATTGGGTATTGGGTATAAAAATATTGTACCTTTTTACAAAAATCAAATACAAGACAATCCGAAGGTATCGTTAAAAATGCTTCACTTTTTTATCAATACAGGTATTAGAGACAATGCCTATTATTGGAATGAGTTGTTAAAATGTTTGAAAGTCTATGTTAGCTTGAAAAAGATTTGTCCAACGTTAGACAGTCTAAATATAGGTGGAGGCTTTCCAATTAAAAACTCACTAGCATTTGATTTTGATTATGAATATATGATTGATGAAATTGTAAATCAAATTAATTTAACCTGTCAGGAAGCTGAAGTTGACGTACCTAATATCTTTACAGAATTTGGAAGTTTTACCGTAGGAGAGAGTGGAGGTGCTATTTACAAAGTATTGTATCAGAAAAAACAAAATGATAGAGAGAATTGGAATATGATTGATTCTTCATTTATCACAACGTTACCAGATTCTTGGGCCATAAATAAACGTTTTGTAATGTTACCTATTAACAGATGGAATTCTAATTATGAAAGGGTTTTATTGGGTGGATTAACTTGTGATAGTGATGATTATTACAATTCAGAACAACATATTAATGCTATTTACATGCCTGTGTATAGAGATGATAAACCGTTATATATTGGTTTTTTTAATACGGGAGCATACCAACAATCAATAGGAGGTTTTGGAGGATTACAACATTGTTTAATTCCGCAACCTAAACATATATTAATTGATAAAGACAGCGATGGGAACATCAGAACTAAATTATTTTCACAACAACAAACACACACAGATTTTTTAAAAATTTTAGGCTATTATGAGTAA
- a CDS encoding aminotransferase class V-fold PLP-dependent enzyme, with amino-acid sequence MSNKSSLESYFQQFRKHIIGVEQYFESPYGKKKVIYTDWTASGRLYRPIEEKIMNDFGPFVANTHTETSITGSAMTHAYHKARDIIKQHVNAKNTDCLITSGTGMTGVINKFQRILGLRVPESMRDFTNVPEDLKPIVFITHMEHHSNHTSWLETIADVEVIPCEEKGLVCFKSFEKLLEKYKDRKIKIASITACSNVTGIRTDYHRMAKIIHAYGGYCFVDFACSAPYVPINMHPEDEAEKLDAVLFSPHKFLGGPGTSGVLIFCDELYHNTVPDNPGGGTVTYTNPWGDHRYIEDIELREDGGTPGFLQTIRIALSIQLKEKMSSEKILAREHEINEIVFEKLKELDNLHVLAAEHEDRLGIFSFFIDDLHYNLGVKLLNDKFGIQTRGGCSCAGTYGHILLHIDLPTSEQYKAKIEEGCLIERPGWIRMSIHPTITNEEVNYVCESIKELCLYFNEWKNDYNYNAVSNEFEFIGSDQYEKQLVEKWFEV; translated from the coding sequence ATGAGTAATAAATCTTCTTTAGAGTCTTATTTTCAACAGTTCAGAAAACATATTATTGGAGTAGAACAATACTTTGAATCTCCGTATGGTAAAAAGAAAGTTATTTATACAGACTGGACCGCCAGTGGTAGATTATATAGACCTATTGAAGAAAAAATAATGAATGATTTTGGTCCCTTTGTGGCCAATACACATACGGAAACTTCAATTACAGGTTCTGCCATGACACATGCATATCACAAAGCTCGAGATATTATTAAGCAACATGTTAATGCCAAGAATACGGATTGTTTAATTACATCGGGAACAGGAATGACAGGTGTAATTAATAAATTTCAACGTATTTTAGGATTGCGTGTTCCAGAAAGTATGCGTGATTTTACCAACGTACCTGAAGATTTAAAACCTATTGTTTTTATAACGCATATGGAACATCACTCTAACCATACTTCTTGGTTGGAAACCATTGCAGATGTTGAGGTTATCCCTTGTGAAGAAAAAGGATTGGTTTGTTTTAAAAGCTTCGAAAAATTATTGGAAAAATACAAGGATAGAAAAATTAAAATAGCGTCAATTACGGCATGTTCTAATGTTACTGGAATTAGAACAGATTATCATAGAATGGCAAAAATTATTCATGCTTATGGAGGTTATTGTTTTGTCGATTTTGCTTGTTCTGCTCCTTATGTGCCTATAAATATGCACCCTGAAGATGAAGCTGAAAAGTTAGATGCAGTACTTTTTTCACCACACAAATTTTTAGGTGGTCCGGGTACTTCTGGAGTGTTAATTTTTTGTGATGAATTGTATCACAATACGGTACCTGATAACCCTGGTGGAGGTACAGTTACTTATACCAACCCGTGGGGAGACCATAGGTATATTGAAGATATTGAATTAAGAGAAGATGGAGGAACTCCTGGTTTTTTGCAAACGATAAGAATAGCATTGTCTATTCAGTTAAAAGAAAAAATGAGCTCTGAAAAAATATTAGCTCGTGAGCATGAGATTAATGAAATAGTTTTTGAAAAACTAAAAGAGTTAGATAACTTACATGTATTGGCAGCAGAACATGAAGATAGATTGGGTATTTTTTCTTTTTTTATAGACGATTTACATTATAACCTTGGTGTTAAGTTGTTAAATGATAAATTTGGAATTCAAACCAGAGGTGGTTGTTCTTGTGCGGGTACTTATGGTCATATTTTATTACATATAGATTTGCCAACTTCTGAACAGTATAAAGCGAAAATTGAAGAAGGCTGTTTAATTGAACGTCCGGGATGGATTAGAATGTCAATACACCCAACCATTACAAATGAAGAGGTTAATTACGTTTGTGAAAGCATCAAGGAATTATGTCTTTATTTTAATGAATGGAAAAATGATTATAATTACAATGCCGTTTCCAATGAATTTGAATTTATCGGGAGTGACCAATATGAAAAGCAGTTGGTAGAGAAATGGTTTGAAGTTTAA
- the glmM gene encoding phosphoglucosamine mutase, with the protein MSLIKSISGIRGTIGGTVNDNLTPVDAVKFAASYGSWLIKRNNNSKNLTVVVGRDARISGKMVSSLVANTLVGMGINVIDLGLSTTPTVEVAVPLEKANGGIILTASHNPKQWNALKLLNEKGEFLNAADGAEILNIADSDGYTFAEVDDLGTYTKLSGYMDKHIDEVLKLEFVDVDAIKNAKFKVVVDAVNSTGGIVIPNLLERLGVECVKLYCEPNGQFPHNPEPLPAHLVDISELVVKENAHLGIVVDPDVDRLALVCEDGSMFGEEYTLVACADYVLGLAKGNTVSNLSSSRALRDVTEKHGGTYKASAVGEVNVVELMKDTNAIIGGEGNGGIIYPASHYGRDSLVGVALFLSHLAKSKMSCKALRESYPSYFMSKNKIQLTPQLDVDAILAQMADKYKDEDVNTIDGVKIDFADEWVHLRKSNTEPIIRVYTESGSQANADQLAKRIMDEIATIAGI; encoded by the coding sequence GTGAGTTTAATAAAATCAATTTCAGGAATTAGAGGTACTATTGGAGGTACAGTAAATGATAATTTAACACCAGTTGACGCTGTAAAATTTGCGGCATCATATGGTAGTTGGTTAATAAAGAGAAATAATAATTCGAAAAACTTGACCGTTGTAGTGGGTAGAGATGCCCGTATTTCAGGTAAAATGGTAAGTAGTTTAGTTGCGAACACTTTGGTGGGAATGGGAATTAATGTGATAGATTTAGGTTTATCAACAACACCTACTGTAGAGGTTGCTGTTCCGCTTGAAAAAGCAAATGGAGGAATTATCTTAACGGCTTCTCACAATCCAAAACAATGGAACGCTTTAAAATTATTAAATGAGAAAGGCGAATTTTTAAATGCTGCCGATGGTGCTGAAATTTTAAATATTGCAGATTCTGATGGGTATACGTTTGCTGAAGTAGATGATTTAGGTACGTATACGAAGTTGTCTGGTTATATGGATAAACATATTGATGAGGTATTAAAACTCGAATTTGTTGATGTTGATGCTATTAAAAATGCAAAATTTAAAGTAGTTGTTGATGCTGTTAATTCTACGGGAGGAATTGTAATTCCTAATTTATTGGAAAGGCTAGGAGTAGAATGTGTAAAGTTATACTGTGAACCTAACGGACAGTTTCCTCATAACCCAGAGCCATTACCTGCACATTTAGTTGATATATCAGAATTAGTAGTTAAAGAAAATGCCCATTTAGGAATCGTTGTAGATCCTGATGTAGATAGATTAGCTTTGGTTTGTGAAGATGGGTCTATGTTTGGTGAAGAATATACATTGGTAGCTTGTGCAGATTATGTTTTAGGATTGGCAAAAGGAAATACAGTGTCAAACCTATCCTCATCAAGAGCCTTACGTGATGTCACTGAAAAACACGGTGGCACTTATAAAGCAAGTGCGGTTGGTGAAGTAAATGTAGTTGAATTAATGAAAGATACCAATGCTATTATTGGAGGTGAAGGTAATGGAGGAATAATTTACCCTGCATCTCATTATGGTAGAGATTCATTGGTTGGAGTAGCCTTATTCTTATCGCATTTAGCGAAATCAAAAATGAGTTGTAAAGCCTTAAGAGAAAGTTACCCGAGTTATTTTATGAGTAAAAATAAAATACAACTTACTCCTCAATTAGATGTTGATGCTATTCTAGCTCAAATGGCTGATAAATATAAAGATGAAGATGTAAATACGATAGATGGAGTGAAAATTGATTTTGCTGACGAATGGGTGCATCTGAGAAAGTCTAATACAGAGCCTATCATTAGAGTATATACAGAAAGTGGCTCGCAAGCTAATGCAGATCAATTGGCAAAGAGAATTATGGACGAAATAGCAACGATTGCTGGAATATAA
- a CDS encoding lysophospholipid acyltransferase family protein yields MQLLSYILVYPFIWLLSILPFRVLHFISDAFYYLLYYIIGYRKKVVFDNLQLVFPEKSDEEITRIAKKSYRHFVDVFVEIIKLFTISKKQLAKRYKIGNIDVLKKLEKQNKSTLLMGGHYANWEWIFLLNTQVSFNGYAVYKKINNKYFDKKIIETRGRFNTNLVNTKKIFSVMNKNTEENRLSLYGFLGDQSPQVTKAHYWSHFLGVDNLPIHTGAEHLAKKYDLPVVFFKTKRVKRGYYEVNFELITDEPQSFKDYDITDIYLRKVEEEIKEAPEYYFWTHKRFKHRGKNLLKKNQD; encoded by the coding sequence ATGCAATTGTTAAGTTATATTCTTGTCTATCCTTTTATATGGCTCTTGTCTATACTACCTTTCAGAGTGTTACATTTTATTTCTGATGCATTCTATTATTTACTTTACTATATCATTGGATATCGAAAAAAAGTTGTTTTCGACAATTTACAATTAGTTTTTCCGGAAAAGTCTGATGAAGAAATTACGCGTATTGCCAAAAAATCTTACAGACATTTTGTAGATGTTTTTGTTGAAATCATAAAACTGTTTACAATTTCGAAAAAACAATTGGCAAAAAGATATAAAATTGGCAATATTGATGTACTGAAAAAACTTGAAAAACAGAATAAAAGTACCCTTTTAATGGGTGGACATTACGCCAATTGGGAATGGATCTTTTTATTGAATACGCAAGTTAGTTTTAATGGCTATGCTGTTTACAAAAAGATAAATAATAAATACTTCGATAAAAAAATAATAGAAACCAGAGGTCGATTTAATACCAACTTGGTCAACACAAAAAAAATCTTTTCTGTGATGAATAAAAACACCGAAGAGAATAGATTATCTCTTTATGGTTTTTTAGGTGATCAATCGCCGCAAGTTACAAAAGCACATTATTGGTCGCACTTTTTGGGTGTAGACAACTTACCTATACACACGGGTGCTGAGCACTTGGCAAAAAAATATGATCTTCCTGTGGTATTTTTTAAAACCAAACGTGTAAAACGTGGGTATTATGAGGTTAATTTTGAATTGATTACTGATGAACCACAATCCTTTAAAGATTATGATATCACAGATATTTACTTAAGAAAAGTGGAAGAAGAAATAAAAGAAGCCCCTGAATATTATTTTTGGACGCATAAGCGATTTAAACATCGAGGCAAGAATTTGTTAAAAAAGAATCAGGACTAA
- a CDS encoding DMT family transporter: protein MNAITKNYFHLHFIIFIWGFTAILGALISIDAIPLVWFRVTLATLFLYAFIRLKKVKIQVPFSVLLRYIFGGVLIAIHWITFFYAIKIATISIALAAMSTGALFVTLIQWVVFKKKLIPYELLFSLLAIVGLVVIFNAEGQYFIGILIALLSSFLSACFSILNSNLIKNNSATVISFYELFFASIFIGIVLLINGTVDSHFFVLSSTDWLYLLLLASVCTAYAFAASNQVLKSVSPFTMMLSINLEPIYGIILAIIIFREKEIMTTNFYYGALLILVTVVLNGVIKLKKKHKTTAVSKS from the coding sequence ATGAATGCGATTACGAAAAATTATTTTCATCTTCACTTTATAATTTTTATTTGGGGATTTACAGCCATACTTGGTGCTTTAATTAGTATTGATGCCATTCCTTTGGTTTGGTTTAGAGTAACCTTAGCGACATTATTTTTATATGCTTTTATTCGGTTAAAGAAAGTAAAGATTCAAGTCCCTTTTTCTGTTTTATTAAGATATATTTTTGGAGGTGTATTGATTGCCATACATTGGATTACTTTCTTTTATGCCATTAAAATAGCGACAATTTCCATCGCATTAGCAGCCATGTCAACGGGAGCCTTGTTTGTAACTTTAATTCAATGGGTAGTATTTAAGAAAAAACTAATTCCCTATGAATTGCTTTTCTCGCTATTAGCAATAGTTGGCCTTGTCGTAATTTTTAATGCAGAAGGTCAATATTTTATAGGTATTTTAATCGCGTTATTATCCTCTTTTTTATCGGCCTGTTTTTCGATTTTAAACTCCAATTTAATTAAGAATAATTCGGCAACTGTTATTTCTTTTTACGAGTTGTTTTTTGCTTCCATTTTTATTGGAATCGTTTTGTTAATTAATGGAACTGTTGATAGTCATTTCTTTGTGCTTTCAAGCACAGATTGGCTTTATTTACTGCTTTTAGCTTCTGTATGTACGGCCTATGCTTTTGCAGCATCAAACCAAGTTTTAAAAAGTGTAAGTCCATTTACAATGATGTTAAGTATTAATTTGGAACCTATTTACGGAATAATCCTAGCCATTATTATTTTTAGAGAGAAAGAAATAATGACTACCAATTTCTATTATGGAGCATTACTTATATTAGTTACAGTGGTTCTGAATGGCGTTATTAAATTAAAAAAGAAGCATAAAACTACTGCGGTTTCGAAATCTTAA
- a CDS encoding DNA primase, translating to MKRVIVDFKKLTEDILNMLVEKFPDGYGDSDIVVFKNAAGETIEAVEVKTEDTIYLVKVSVRLEESMENHVDTSDDDDDDDDDDAIIDDDMIGDEDLEFDGDDDDDDDDDEPSVKDSDDEDDD from the coding sequence ATGAAAAGAGTAATTGTCGATTTTAAAAAACTAACGGAAGACATTTTAAATATGTTGGTGGAGAAATTCCCTGATGGCTATGGTGATTCTGATATTGTTGTTTTTAAAAATGCAGCGGGTGAAACTATTGAAGCTGTAGAAGTAAAAACAGAGGATACTATTTATCTTGTAAAAGTTAGTGTAAGATTAGAAGAATCTATGGAAAATCATGTTGATACAAGTGATGATGACGATGACGATGATGACGATGATGCTATAATTGATGATGATATGATTGGAGATGAAGATTTAGAATTTGATGGAGATGACGATGATGACGATGACGATGATGAGCCTTCAGTTAAGGATTCTGATGATGAAGACGACGATTAA
- a CDS encoding deoxyhypusine synthase family protein, producing MIKGPISNFVEKYYLHFNAAALVDAAKGYEDQLNKGAKMLVSLAGAMSTAELGKIFAEVIRQDKVQIISCTGANLEEDIMNLVAHSHYKRVPNYRDLTPQDEWDLLEKGLNRVTDTCIPEEEAFRRLQKHIFKIWKDAEDAGERYLPHEYMYKLLLSGVLEDYYEIDLKDSWMYAAAEKNLPIICPGWEDSTMGNIFASYVLKGELKASTMKSGIEYMTFLADWYTDNSENGIGFFQIGGGIAGDFPICVVPMLYQDMERPETPFWSYFCQISDSTTSYGSYSGAVPNEKITWGKLDIDTPKFIIESDATIVAPLVFAYLLNM from the coding sequence ATGATTAAAGGACCTATATCAAATTTTGTAGAAAAATATTATCTACACTTTAACGCAGCCGCTTTGGTCGATGCTGCAAAAGGTTACGAAGACCAATTAAATAAAGGTGCTAAAATGCTAGTATCTCTGGCAGGTGCAATGAGTACGGCTGAATTAGGTAAAATATTTGCTGAAGTTATCCGTCAAGATAAAGTGCAAATAATTTCTTGTACCGGTGCAAACTTGGAAGAAGATATTATGAACTTGGTAGCACATTCGCATTATAAACGTGTCCCTAATTATAGAGATTTAACGCCTCAAGATGAATGGGATTTACTTGAAAAAGGCTTGAATAGGGTTACTGATACTTGTATACCAGAAGAAGAAGCTTTTAGAAGGTTACAAAAGCATATTTTTAAAATTTGGAAAGATGCAGAAGATGCTGGTGAGCGATACTTACCGCATGAATACATGTATAAACTTTTATTGTCTGGTGTTTTAGAAGACTATTACGAAATTGACTTGAAAGATTCATGGATGTATGCGGCAGCTGAAAAAAATCTACCGATTATTTGTCCAGGTTGGGAAGATAGTACCATGGGCAATATTTTTGCATCTTATGTGTTAAAAGGAGAATTAAAAGCAAGTACCATGAAAAGTGGTATTGAATATATGACATTTTTGGCTGACTGGTATACTGATAATTCTGAAAATGGTATTGGTTTCTTTCAAATAGGTGGTGGAATTGCCGGTGATTTTCCGATTTGTGTAGTACCAATGTTATATCAAGATATGGAGCGTCCAGAAACGCCTTTTTGGAGTTATTTTTGTCAAATATCTGATTCAACAACAAGTTATGGTTCGTATTCAGGAGCAGTTCCTAACGAGAAAATTACTTGGGGTAAATTAGACATAGATACGCCGAAGTTTATTATTGAAAGCGATGCAACAATTGTTGCACCATTAGTATTTGCATATTTGCTAAATATGTAA
- a CDS encoding rhomboid family intramembrane serine protease, translated as MNYAVVALIVINVLISLKGFSDRSFFERYKFQIGPILNGEQVRMFTSGFLHVDQAHLFFNMFALYIFADPVIDQLGVFKFVIIYLGSLLAGSTLALSFHKKDPYYSAVGASGAVMGIIYAGIMLNPDMRLTFIFFPFFDIPGYVFGVGYLLYSMYGMKKQLGNTGHSAHLGGAVGGFVLTLALFPEVFMQNKMITIVLAIPIILMFVFKNKLENN; from the coding sequence ATGAATTACGCCGTAGTCGCATTAATTGTCATAAATGTATTAATTTCTTTAAAAGGATTTTCTGATAGATCTTTTTTTGAACGATATAAATTTCAAATTGGTCCCATTTTAAATGGTGAGCAGGTGCGTATGTTTACTTCAGGGTTCTTGCATGTAGATCAAGCTCATTTGTTTTTTAACATGTTTGCTTTATATATTTTTGCTGATCCTGTAATTGATCAATTAGGAGTTTTTAAATTTGTAATTATTTATTTAGGGAGTTTGTTGGCAGGTAGTACTTTAGCCTTGAGTTTTCATAAAAAAGATCCTTATTATAGTGCTGTTGGTGCTTCTGGAGCGGTTATGGGTATTATTTACGCAGGTATTATGTTAAATCCTGATATGAGGTTGACTTTTATTTTCTTCCCGTTTTTTGATATTCCAGGATATGTATTTGGTGTAGGGTATTTACTGTATTCTATGTATGGTATGAAAAAACAATTGGGTAATACCGGGCATAGTGCACATTTAGGTGGAGCCGTGGGAGGATTTGTACTAACATTGGCTTTATTTCCAGAGGTTTTTATGCAAAACAAGATGATTACAATTGTCCTTGCAATTCCCATAATACTGATGTTTGTGTTCAAAAATAAGCTCGAGAATAATTAA